GGATGATCAAAACAGCGGATGAACTTGCGGTGCTGAAAAAAGCCGCTGAAATCGCAGATGCGGCGTTCGAACATATCACAAAATTCATCGCACCGGGAAAAACCGAATTGGAAGTTTCCAACGAACTTGAATTCTTCATGCGCAAGCAAGGAGCGACATCATCGTCATTCGACATCATTGTGGCGTCCGGCACGCGTTCAGCGCTGCCGCATGGTGTGGCAAGCGATAAAGTCATCGAAACCGGAGATTTCGTCACGCTGGATTTCGGTGCCCTCTATGATGGTTATGTATCCGATATCACTCGAACGGTGGCTGTCGGTGAACCGTCAGATCAATTAAAAGAAATTTATAATATCGTCCTTGAAGCGCAAGTAACCGCCCTCGAAAAAATTAAGCCGGGCATGACCGGCAAAGAAGCGGATGCCATTTCACGGGACATCATCAAAGCGAAAGGCTACGGCGATGCGTTCGGCCACTCACTCGGCCATGGCATCGGTCTGGAAGTACACGAAGGACCGGGACTTTCCCATCTGTCTGATACCGTGCTGCAGGAGGGCATGACAGTCACAGTTGAACCTGGCATTTATTTGCCGGGGGTTGGCGGAGTCCGCATCGAAGATGATATAATCATTACCGGGACAGGGAATGAGCGGTTGACCCATTCGACAAAAGACCTGCTTATTTTATAATAATTGGAGGAACAAACATGATATCAGTTAACGATTTTAAAACAGGACTTACCATCGAAGTGGACGGCGACATCTGGCGTGTCATGGATTTCCAGCATGTCAAGCCGGGGAAAGGCGCGGCATTCGTCCGCTCCAAGCTCCGCAACTTGCGCACGGGCGCAGTCAATGAAAAAACGTTCCGTGCAGGTGAAAAAGTGGCGAAAGCCCAAATCGATAACCGCCGTATGCAGTACTTGTATGCAAATGGCGATATGCATGCCTTCATGGATACAGAGACGTATGACCAGATCGAACTTCCGGAAAAAAACCTGGCATACGAATTGAAGTTCCTGAAGGAAAACATGGATGTACAGGTCATTCAGTATGAAAGCGAAGTGCTTGGTGTCGAATTGCCGAATACGGTTGAATTGAAAGTGACGGAAACAGACCCCGGCATCAAAGGAGATACGGCAAGCGGGGGCTCAAAACCGGCAACACTTGAGACAGGGCTGGTCGTGCAAGTGCCTTTCTTTATCAACGAAGGTGACGTCTTGATCGTCAATACGACAGATTCATCATATGTGTCACGCGCATAAATTGCATATGGAACGGACAATATCTGCATGGGAGTGAAGTAAAGTTGAAAATCCAGGAAATCAGAGAAATGATCAAATTGGTGGATCAGTCATCCATTGAAGAGTTTGTATATGAAAGTGAAGGCACGAAAGTGAAAATGAAGAAAACAGGGGGAGCTGTTCAAGCGGCGGCAGCGCCTGCACCGACCCCGGCGGCAGCTCCTGCCCCAGCTCCGGCGCCGGCTCCGGCAGCGAAGCCTGAACCCGAAACAGAGGCAGTTCCGGCTGATACCGCTTCTTCATCATCATCGGATTCGCTTACTGAAATCCCGTCTCCGATGGTTGGGACTTTTTACCAATCTCCATCTCCGGAAGAGCCGGCCTTTGTAAAAGTCGGTGATAAAGTCTCGGCAGAAACTGTGGTGTGCATCGTCGAAGCAATGAAATTATTCAATGAAATCGAGGCGGAGACAGAAGGGGAAATCGCTGAAATTCTCGTCAAAGACGGTCAGCTTGTGGAGTACGGCCAGCCTCTGTTCCTCGTTAAAACTAAGTAAGGGAGGAATCAGCATGCTGAAGAAAGTACTCATCGCAAACCGCGGGGAAATCGCTGTGCGGATTATCCGCGCATGCAAGGAAATGAATGTGAAAACGGTCGCTGTTTACTCGCAGGCAGACCGGGAGGCCCTTCATGTACAAATGGCGGATGAAGCATACTGCATCGGTCCGACTGCATCGAAAGACAGCTACTTGAATTTCTCGAACATCATTTCAGTCGCCAGGCTCACCGATTGTGACGGCATTCATCCCGGCTACGGCTTCCTGGCGGAGAATTCCAGTTTCGCTGAGCTGTGCGAGCAAGTGGATATCACATTCATCGGACCGACCTCAAGCGCCATATCGAAGATGGGCACAAAAGACGTCGCCCGTGAAACGATGCGCAAAGCCGGTGTGCCGGTTGTGCCGGGTTCACAAGGCATTGTGGACGGGGTGGAAGACGCGCTCGACATTGCTGAAGGCATCGGTTACCCGGTCATCATCAAAGCGACAGCAGGCGGCGGAGGCAAAGGGATCCGCGTCGCGCGTTCGAAAGAAGAACTCATAAAAGGCATCCAGGTGACCCAGAAAGAAGCGGCTGCTGCGTTTGGCAATCCGGGCGTCTATCTGGAGAAATTTATTGAGGATTTCCGGCATGTCGAGATCCAGGTGCTGGCGGATAATTACGGAAATGCCATCCACCTGGGTGAACGGGACTGTTCAATTCAGCGGCGCATGCAAAAACTTGTGGAAGAAGCTCCTTCTCCTGCACTCACACCGGACATACGGCATGCAATGGGATATGCGGCAGTGAAAGCTGCCCAGGCAGTCGACTACCGCGGAGCCGGCACGGTTGAATTCATCTTCGATGTAGGCGAACAGAAATTCTACTTCATGGAAATGAACACCCGCATTCAAGTGGAACATCCGGTGACGGAAATGATTACCGGCATCGACCTTATTCAGCAGCAGCTGAAAGTGGCATCGGGTGAAAAGCTGGCATTCGCCCAGGAAGACATCGAGTTCCGGGGATGGGCGATTGAGTGCCGCATCAATGCTGAAAACCCTGAAAAGAACTTCATGCCATCTGCCGGAACGATCGATATGTATCTGCCGCCGGGCGGTTTTGGTGTGCGGGTCGATTCAGCCGTCTATCCAGGCTACACCATCCCGCCTTATTACGATTCTATGGTGGCCAAGTTGATCACGTATGCGGATACGCGGGAAGAAGCCGTCGCCAAAATGAAACGGGCACTTGACGAGTTCGTCGTTGAAGGCGTATTCACGACGATTCCGTTCCATGCACGGCTCATGGATCATGAAGTGTTCAAGTCAGGCGACTTCAATACGAAATTCCTGGAGAAGTATAACGTACTGAATCCATAGAGGGGGGCTATCCATGGCAGAAAAACCACTGACTTATGTGAAAATGCAGCAGCCGGCCGGCAAGGAACCGATCGGCAGTATTGAAGCTGCAGCGGAAGTGCTTGAAATCATCGCCAGCATTGCTGCAAATGAAATCAACGGCGTTGCGGCGATGCGCGGGAATTTCGCTTCCGGAGTAGCGGAACGGCTCGGCAAAAAAGTGCATGGCAAAGGCGTCAAGACTGAATTGCATGAAGACAGCCTGGCCATCGATGTGTTTCTCGTCGTCAATTACGGTGTCTCCATTCCGGATACGGCACGGAAAGTGCAGCAGCAAGTCCGGCAGGCACTGTTTAATATGACGTCACTGCAGACGCAGGAAGTGAACGTGCACATTACGGGCATTCAATTCGAACAGCTGCAGCCCCAAGCTGAATAACAAGCAGGCACTGCCATCCAGGCAGTGCTTTTTGACTGAACAATCTAAACACGGAACTTCCGAACAATCCACGTTATAATGGGACAAAATGAACGGAAATGAGGTTCGCACGATGAAACGACATGAAGCGCGGGAAAAAGCATTCCAGACGCTTTTCCAGCTGGACAGCACTGAAATGACAGTGGAAGAAGCAACGGACCATATCATGGAAGGAAAGACGGACCAGTTTTTCAATCTGCTCGTGGAAGGAACGTTCCGCAACCGGGCGGCGATTGATGAAAAACTGCGTGCCAATCTGGAGAAATGGTCGCTTGACCGGCTTCCGAAAGCGGAACGGACCATTCTCCGGCTTGCCGTATTCGAGCTGGAATATCTTGAAGACGCACCGGACCGGGTCGTGCTGAATGAAGCGATTGAATTGAGCAAATCTTACGGGGATGATCGGTCGCCGAAATTTGTCAATGGGGTACTTTCGAAATTCACCGATAAGGGAATCACCGACTGAGGGAGGAACAAGGATGACAGCGAAACTGATGGATGGCAAAAAAGTGGCGGCGGCTATACGGGAAGACGTCGGGAAACGGGTGGAAAAACTGGCTGCCCGAGGTGTGACACCGGGTCTTGCCGTCATTCTTGTTGGAGAAGATCCGGCATCGCAGACATATGTCAAAAGCAAGCAGCGGACTTGCGAGAAACTCGGCATGCGCTCTGATCTTCTGGAATTTCCGGACACGCTGTCAGAGACAGACTTGCTGGCAGCAATTGATAAGCTGAACCGGGATCCAGGCATCCACGGCATTCTCGTCCAGCTTCCGCTGCCGGCCCATATTGATGAAACCCATGTGATTTTAGCCATTGATCCGACGAAGGATGTGGATGGTTTTCATCCGATCAGCGCCGGTCGCCTGCTGATCGGTGAAGACGGATTCGTCCCGTGCACACCGAACGGCATCATGCGGCTGCTGGATTATTATGAAATCGATCCGGCAGGAAAGCACGCGGTGATCATCGGTCGCAGCACCATCGTCGGTAAGCCGGCAGGTCTCCTTCTGCTGCAGCGGAACGCGACGGTCACGTTCTGTCACTCGAAAACCGAAAACCTCGAACAGTATACGCAATCGGCAGACATCGTTATTGCAGCTGTCGGCCGGCCGGGTATGCTGAAAGCGCATCACATCAAAGCCGGTGCAGTTGTCATCGATGTCGGCATTAATCGCGGAACCGACGG
Above is a genomic segment from Planococcus lenghuensis containing:
- a CDS encoding M24 family metallopeptidase, encoding MKIEKLRNEFEQHGIDAMLLTSTYNLRYMTGFTGSAGAAVVTKDKAVFVTDFRYIEQAGKQAKGYEVRQATKGLVDEIAAVLKELGVRQLGFEQDHMTYALHSKFSGQVEAALVPVSGLAEKIRMIKTADELAVLKKAAEIADAAFEHITKFIAPGKTELEVSNELEFFMRKQGATSSSFDIIVASGTRSALPHGVASDKVIETGDFVTLDFGALYDGYVSDITRTVAVGEPSDQLKEIYNIVLEAQVTALEKIKPGMTGKEADAISRDIIKAKGYGDAFGHSLGHGIGLEVHEGPGLSHLSDTVLQEGMTVTVEPGIYLPGVGGVRIEDDIIITGTGNERLTHSTKDLLIL
- the efp gene encoding elongation factor P, giving the protein MISVNDFKTGLTIEVDGDIWRVMDFQHVKPGKGAAFVRSKLRNLRTGAVNEKTFRAGEKVAKAQIDNRRMQYLYANGDMHAFMDTETYDQIELPEKNLAYELKFLKENMDVQVIQYESEVLGVELPNTVELKVTETDPGIKGDTASGGSKPATLETGLVVQVPFFINEGDVLIVNTTDSSYVSRA
- the accB gene encoding acetyl-CoA carboxylase biotin carboxyl carrier protein; protein product: MKIQEIREMIKLVDQSSIEEFVYESEGTKVKMKKTGGAVQAAAAPAPTPAAAPAPAPAPAPAAKPEPETEAVPADTASSSSSDSLTEIPSPMVGTFYQSPSPEEPAFVKVGDKVSAETVVCIVEAMKLFNEIEAETEGEIAEILVKDGQLVEYGQPLFLVKTK
- the accC gene encoding acetyl-CoA carboxylase biotin carboxylase subunit — protein: MLKKVLIANRGEIAVRIIRACKEMNVKTVAVYSQADREALHVQMADEAYCIGPTASKDSYLNFSNIISVARLTDCDGIHPGYGFLAENSSFAELCEQVDITFIGPTSSAISKMGTKDVARETMRKAGVPVVPGSQGIVDGVEDALDIAEGIGYPVIIKATAGGGGKGIRVARSKEELIKGIQVTQKEAAAAFGNPGVYLEKFIEDFRHVEIQVLADNYGNAIHLGERDCSIQRRMQKLVEEAPSPALTPDIRHAMGYAAVKAAQAVDYRGAGTVEFIFDVGEQKFYFMEMNTRIQVEHPVTEMITGIDLIQQQLKVASGEKLAFAQEDIEFRGWAIECRINAENPEKNFMPSAGTIDMYLPPGGFGVRVDSAVYPGYTIPPYYDSMVAKLITYADTREEAVAKMKRALDEFVVEGVFTTIPFHARLMDHEVFKSGDFNTKFLEKYNVLNP
- a CDS encoding Asp23/Gls24 family envelope stress response protein, which codes for MAEKPLTYVKMQQPAGKEPIGSIEAAAEVLEIIASIAANEINGVAAMRGNFASGVAERLGKKVHGKGVKTELHEDSLAIDVFLVVNYGVSIPDTARKVQQQVRQALFNMTSLQTQEVNVHITGIQFEQLQPQAE
- the nusB gene encoding transcription antitermination factor NusB, with the translated sequence MKRHEAREKAFQTLFQLDSTEMTVEEATDHIMEGKTDQFFNLLVEGTFRNRAAIDEKLRANLEKWSLDRLPKAERTILRLAVFELEYLEDAPDRVVLNEAIELSKSYGDDRSPKFVNGVLSKFTDKGITD
- the folD gene encoding bifunctional methylenetetrahydrofolate dehydrogenase/methenyltetrahydrofolate cyclohydrolase FolD produces the protein MTAKLMDGKKVAAAIREDVGKRVEKLAARGVTPGLAVILVGEDPASQTYVKSKQRTCEKLGMRSDLLEFPDTLSETDLLAAIDKLNRDPGIHGILVQLPLPAHIDETHVILAIDPTKDVDGFHPISAGRLLIGEDGFVPCTPNGIMRLLDYYEIDPAGKHAVIIGRSTIVGKPAGLLLLQRNATVTFCHSKTENLEQYTQSADIVIAAVGRPGMLKAHHIKAGAVVIDVGINRGTDGKLTGDAAFDELQDKASFITPVPGGVGPMTIAMLMDNTVRSAEWAAEGQTAGNGVK